The genomic stretch catcagctctgagaagcgattcgaacgttgcgtttgtctctccataggccggtagttagaggaagaaaggatagcaacaggagaatatcatgtcgcctgaacagcagcagaggtgtggtgcggtgagagggaaagtgTGGGGGATGGGagtacttcggcagcggttgagtttaagcgagagcaggagagcatacactgtcattttctttctttttccgaCAAAAAATCATCTTCATGAGTCTGAAGAACAAGGATATAACAAGATCTGATCggtctgtgtaacagagacgaataacttcatataccgagttgtgcacattgagaaccacgtgttgtggtgtacactaatgaatataaatatttcgtaaagaggaaagcaaagagagtgcaccagcaccgatactttgtttttcgcatactgactaCGATGTCAACGCACcttaggcttgttttatatgtattcattaatcgctagaggtgatttttttccttcgctgatgGAGACTTTAAACTGACGTAgacagagttgtcaaaagggtgtgtaatttattacgaaccaTGCATTacagcgtccgccattatggcgcgtaaaaatcCAGCAGCCTTATTCAGATATTAGAAATTATTTgcgttttgttttcagtgcataTGTACAACCCCCTAAGTTCAGCTCTGGAAGTTATCATTGTGCTATAAAAACTTCAATGACGATGTTTACAATCGGCGCTCAGAAATAAACAAATCGTGGTTTGTCATAGTTTCTACTTAAATTTAAAACGATTAAATGCAGAATATTCAACAGTACAACAGTTCTGATAGTGATGAAAACGAGAACCCGGAACCAGATAGATATGAAACCAGTTTGCCTTCATCAAAAGATTTGCTTCTATTCGAAAAACCCGCCGTGCAGCAGACAGTAAGCAATGCTACTAATCATCAAGGACGAATCCGAACATTTCCACATGAAAGAGGGATTTGGGCTAGCTATGTATTTATAGATTGTACGAAGAAGCAATATGAATTACGAGTAATATGGTTAACTAGGACCTTTTTGTTTTATTGCAGATAATGAAGTTGATGCCTTTAAAGACCTGCAACAGTTGCTTATAGATCATGTCTCCAAAGATTTAAATTTGGAATTGAATACAGTGGACAATCTTCATATGAGCCTTACCAAAACGTTTGTTTTGCGACATCATAACATACCAGCGTTCGTGGAGAACGTGCGATCTGAGCTCCAGTCTATCAAACAGTATTTTTCCAACTGAAAGTTTCGAACGATTAACTTTAATTATCCTCTTCTAGCTTTAGGATATTACTCTCTGACCTGGCTATCTACAGTAATGAAGAGCACACAAGGACGTTTTTGGCTGTGAAAGTACATACAAACAGTTACGGGCCAATCAACAAACTCGTTGACAACCTTGACAATTGCATGCGACTTTACAAATTGCCAGAATTCTACAAGGATCGATCTTTTCACGTTAGCATTCTGTGGACCCTAGGGGATCAGCGAAAGCAATTAACGGATGGGCTCGAAAGTTTGCAGAAAACTTTTGCCAACTTCTACGAAGAAGAATACTGTCATATGAATCTGAACGTAAGACAGATTCACTGCAAGTGCGGTAATAAATACTAtcactttgatctgttgtgaATCAATCGTAAGAATATTATTtataactagttgaacgttcccggcgatgctcgggatcaaaggtttcaaaattaggaatcattttgtaTAATTCATTGCTTTATTAACACAActcactctaaaaatatttcacatcttatacgtccatcatcactctttactcaaaagtcattcctgaacataaacaaacattttaatgaaaaaaatcatatatcatagctgTGAGACAAATTGAGCTTAAAATatcatggttttgcatttttcatgtggttttgtgaagaatatttaaattttaaataatcagatacctatcaactttccctcaaatatctttcttgaacatcaacgaacattttattatagaaaaaatcacagatcacagcttcgggttttgatttagaggtgaATTCAGTTTAAAAAGtcctaattttgcatgtttcacgtagttttgtgaataatatctcgagttttagtaatcagatacctgttatttttcctcAGGTGTCTTTCTtatacatcaacgaacattttagtgaaaaaagaatcacatgtcatcgctttgaattttgatttttagacgaattaagtataaaaagtcataattttgcatgtttcacgcagtattgtggataatatctcaagttttagtgatcggatactaaatatttttccctaaatgtctttcctgaacattaataAACATTCTAATGTAAAaataatcatatgtcatcgctttgaattttgatttagaggcaaatttagcacaaaaagtcatagttttgcatgttttacgtagttttgtgaatgaatATCTCATGTTTCaataatcagatactaatagttttcctcaaatgtctttaatgaacataaacaaaaattttaattaaaaaagaatcatatgtcatcgctttaaattatgatttagagacaaattcagcacaaaaagtcataattttgcatgttttacgtagttttgtgaataatatctcaaattttagtgATCACatactaataatttttcttcaaatgtcttttctgaacattgacaaacattttaataaacaaagaatcacatgtcatcgcttaagattttgatttagaggcaaatttagcacaaaaaaacatagttttttcatgttttacgtagttttgtgaataatatttcaagttttagtgatcagatactaataatttttactcaaaagtcttttttgacgattgacaaacattttgatcaaaaaagaatcatatgtcatcgcttttaattttgatttagaggcaaattcagcgcaaaaagtcataattgtgcatgttttacgtagttccTGTACACCTCAAAGAcgaagggaataatatcaataaggtcaggcgttacggaattccatttttatatagtagattgaataaattattcatgaaataaatattattgGTCGATTTGTTTATTTCATACCGCTTTATTATGTTTTATCGTGTAAAATACGATGCCTTTGTTCAGCATGATTTATGTTCTCTATCGCTTCATACATAACTTCTTAATTTTATTCATCTACCCCATCATATTCATAACACGAACCTCGTTTTGCTTTTACCATTGCATATGAAGATAAATTAGAACCAGACCTTTGAGACCAAATCTAGAGTTGTAATTTGATGAAAGATCacataagttttttttagtgTAGATCGTAGTTTTTTAATAACGCCCACATAAACCacaaaacatttaaaattttatagcaAGTTTTCAATGTATTCGTGTCGCTGGTGCTTGAGACCAAAAAGTGCAGAAATAACAACAAAAAGCAGACGTCACTGTCAAAGTCGCTGTCATCAGCTCTgctttttcacacattttgcaatgttttccagttttctaagaaaaatatttttttagtatttAGTGTATATTAAGCCGTTTCTTCCAGTTTtcacatgtgaattcaaatccTGATTTAGCAAGTTACAGAATGCAGCAAAAGTTTACTTTAAACAGCATTCGAAAAGCAGACTTCTCGCCGATTTAGAAAAGAGCGTTATTTTCGCGGCGTCTTGCTCTGTAGAAGCTTGTACACTTTGCGACGGTATAAACAAAATCGGAACAAATGGATCAATATCCTTATAGCATCCCGCCATCCTACCAACCATATCCGGATGAGGTAGCAAACAAAGCGGTATCCGAGTCGCAAGTTCCTTCGGCAACTGATACGTACTATGTGAACGCCGGTTCAGCTGCAACTGGATTTGGATTTGTTCCGCCCatacaacagcaacaacaacaacatcaagATAGTTTGCCTCCATCGCAAGCAAATGGATTAATGCCTCCAATACAAACCGACAACTGCTCTGCGGGTTATGGGCTCTATCCCAGTCAACAATTCTCTGCTGCAGCAGAGCCGATTACGGTTAATCCACCGATAGTCCCACAGGAAACAATCCTCAATCCAGTGACGATCCCACATATGACACCGATTGCTACACCAGATTATCAACAACAGGGTTACGCCCGAGAATCAATTGCTGGTAGCCAACCTATGGACTACCAAACAATGGCGGTGCCCGAAATAGAACAAGATCAAGCAATGGAGCCGCTGGAGCCAACATCACATCCGTTCGGCGATGAACAGCTGGAGGTTGAAAAGACGAACACGAACTTTTCAAATAATGCCTCGATTGCTGCAGAACCGACAGCGGAATTACCGAGTCCGCAGGAACAGTCACCAGGTAAGAAAAAAAACACGAGTTCGCAAAATGCTTCAAAGGTAACCAACACTgttaaacacaggttttgccctagagctcaaactagaaaaaaatgataggttagagctttttaaccatttttgtgAAGATAACTAATTCAGAAACCTCAATGAGGTTTTCCCGTAAgctaacgttgaagcgacgaaccggACGAGCAATTTCTCTGCGAACTTTTGACGTACTTCTGCATACAAtaggggcatcaaaattcacaggaatggttaaaaagctataatctttccagGGCAACTATTTCGAgcgttagatttttttttcttttgtcgaccagtgaaaTGGTTTCGAGAGAAGGTTTTTGTCGGTATAGGATGAtttgaaattacaaatttacGCAAGTGTTAGCATCATTGTTGGCCAACCTTGCATTCATTTTACTTGATTTCCTTGGGCACATGTATTTCTTAAATGTTCATACTTATTGTCAGGGTATGGCCTAAAAGTAATATTTAAAAGATTTCGTAAAGAAAGCATCCAACTGTGTGCATGTTTCTACTTTTTTTCCCACTTAAAAGTTTGAATGTGAGAGCACAGTAATCTTTGAATTGACCAATTCATTCTTCTGGTCGAAGTCAAGACGCTGCCTCCTTCAAAAACCTATTAGGTTTTGTGAAATATCTTGAACAATTTGCAACATTTTTGCCCATAAAACTGTTCAATGAACGAAAGAAATAATTTGCATTTTGAGCAATGAACAAACAAACCTTTTAAAAATGCAATTCGAATGTGTGTTTATATTTCAAGTGACCACCTACGGTACGGGAAGTTATTCGTATATGCGTAAATATTTCTTCGAAAACATTtcaaagagattttttttattttttttaagaggaggatttgttagtagcttaagtatttatgatacacattagtaaataatgagtatgtgtgtccaatcacaaatggtgacttctcaacactgttagaaatttgtaattttaattgttggaatttatttgctttcgcaattaggaacATTTCAAAGAGATGATTTTAAATCTTCTAAAGTTGAATGCGGGGTCATGCAGGCCCTTGATTCAATGAGGACTATACCGGATAGTCCTTCACATTCAAATCTGGGAAGCTAGGAGACCATCTATCGTCGAAAAGCTCAGAGAAAGATGTCTGCAAGAATTATTGGGCTTTGTCAAATAATTCGGTGCACAGCTTCTATTGTAATATTTGGGGAAGTGGTGCATTCGagatttttctgttttgagGAAGTAGTTCGTAGTTTATTCGAGAAAGTAGTTCTTTCGAGAATTGGTATAAAATAAGCTTTTATTTCCGAAAAATTTCTATGCATCCAAAGTATGAGCTGAACTCAAACTGCAGATCTTAGTTTATCATGAAAATTGATCAAGAACAAATATATAAAGCTCTTCTCTATTTCCCTTCCACAGTTCCACCGACGGCAGATCCAACCAATGACAACACCAAACCAGTTGAAACCGTACCGGCTCCAGTTCCAGTCGAAGAGCTACCTAATGTTGATACCCTCCCTCCAGTTTTTGTTGCTGACTCTAAGGAAGACGTACCGCCAGCTCCGGTTGAAAATGCAGAACTGTCCGAGAAAGATATCACTACTCCAGTCGCCGACACCGACAGCTCTCCCTCTAGGGATGTCACGGCAgaagcagcaacaacaacagaacCAGTAGAAGCTCAAACTGGAGCTGAAAACGAGCAAGCAGAAGCTCATACTGTagctgaaaacaaaaatgatccTACTGCTTCTGCAGTCGCAACTCAACCCAGTGATGTTCCAGAGGATCACGGTAGCTTATCATCGAAGAAAAAGCGTCGTCGTATCGTACAGTTGAACGATGACGACGACAGCGAAGAAGAGGATGGCCCTGATCGAATGGAACTTCTCCGATCACCGGAACCGCCAGTAGATGGGGGGGATCTGCCCCACACTAATGTGTGCGGGGAGCCAATCATCGAcaaagaaaaaccaaacgatGATGGTGCTGCTGGCGGTAGTGATCGAGAAGATGAAGAACGACCCGAATCAGCGGCCTCAGGAGGACTATGTAGTGCAATTCCATCGATTTTCCAAAATGTGGTAATGATTCCAGCCGGTGATTCGGATGCTCACAAGAGAAAGAAAATTCGGGTGTTGGAGAGTGACGATGAGGAAGATGAACAGCGGGTAACAGAGAGTGTGGATGACATAGGATTGACCGGCGATGGCGATGATGAGTTAAACCAAGCTGGCGGTTTGTTGATTGATGAAAACGCTGAACCTGGAGGTGATTATGGAGCAATGGAAGGTATTGAAATGGATAAGATGGAACAGATTGTGACGATGGATGCACCGATTATTGACCCTAGTAGGATGGTGAACGAAGATGATGATGAGGATGACGATGACGAGAACAATGCCGATTCAGAAGGAGGCGAGAAGGAAAATGGTGGTAgtgaacaagaagaagaagatgctGAGGAAGAAGAGTTgggagaagaagaagaagttgTAGAAGAGGGTGTTGAGATGATAACGGCCGAAGATGATGATGGGGAAGCGATTGGAATAGCCAC from Wyeomyia smithii strain HCP4-BCI-WySm-NY-G18 chromosome 3, ASM2978416v1, whole genome shotgun sequence encodes the following:
- the LOC129731570 gene encoding U6 snRNA phosphodiesterase 1; amino-acid sequence: MQNIQQYNSSDSDENENPEPDRYETSLPSSKDLLLFEKPAVQQTVSNATNHQGRIRTFPHERGIWASYVFIDYNEVDAFKDLQQLLIDHVSKDLNLELNTVDNLHMSLTKTFVLRHHNIPAFVENVRSELQSIKHFRILLSDLAIYSNEEHTRTFLAVKVHTNSYGPINKLVDNLDNCMRLYKLPEFYKDRSFHVSILWTLGDQRKQLTDGLESLQKTFANFYEEEYCHMNLNVRQIHCKCGNKYYHFDLL
- the LOC129731568 gene encoding protein hsr-9-like, giving the protein MDQYPYSIPPSYQPYPDEVANKAVSESQVPSATDTYYVNAGSAATGFGFVPPIQQQQQQHQDSLPPSQANGLMPPIQTDNCSAGYGLYPSQQFSAAAEPITVNPPIVPQETILNPVTIPHMTPIATPDYQQQGYARESIAGSQPMDYQTMAVPEIEQDQAMEPLEPTSHPFGDEQLEVEKTNTNFSNNASIAAEPTAELPSPQEQSPVPPTADPTNDNTKPVETVPAPVPVEELPNVDTLPPVFVADSKEDVPPAPVENAELSEKDITTPVADTDSSPSRDVTAEAATTTEPVEAQTGAENEQAEAHTVAENKNDPTASAVATQPSDVPEDHGSLSSKKKRRRIVQLNDDDDSEEEDGPDRMELLRSPEPPVDGGDLPHTNVCGEPIIDKEKPNDDGAAGGSDREDEERPESAASGGLCSAIPSIFQNVVMIPAGDSDAHKRKKIRVLESDDEEDEQRVTESVDDIGLTGDGDDELNQAGGLLIDENAEPGGDYGAMEGIEMDKMEQIVTMDAPIIDPSRMVNEDDDEDDDDENNADSEGGEKENGGSEQEEEDAEEEELGEEEEVVEEGVEMITAEDDDGEAIGIATDDEKELEDEEEEEKSASEENDDDRGSDQENQGSDVEQSDQEEASGEESSKEEDNNRSASRSASASPADGEKESRSSDQKKEDGHKSGSEDDVVCQNDLELNTISLLTDEEDDNTTPLPPPKKELPVVRIVNIKKELLDTRFVKREPGSHKQAQSATTYQQQHYLKQQQQIAQRKEEKQKKKQKKQRIFDNNDPFGAWSSSSSEDEFIPNDIYFGTPDRVFTASTKIRCQRQKMVNDRYAKYSGGKSSKRHYTDESDAEERRKRKQKMEQIARLNLPSYQQAQLQSLIKKKSKKKHGRFYDKSQDIPNDIYFGNVNVPLHVLYAFGSSSSEDERVDQNRANTSWRPQQNVPTKHGRYQSSSKSYRSSSSSSYSKSTVSPSNDRSVQAMKEYLKIAGFKNVKFHKLWEGCKSNQERANAILRLMQEKGLEGEPTIAKCRELRKQLQMEREAKVLDTSLIIDGGEGRITRRSARQPQNQSSTDPSDPNAPSTSGLSQAPVVPPESLETLNRIRNVIDPDSDGE